From Methanocella paludicola SANAE, a single genomic window includes:
- a CDS encoding Nramp family divalent metal transporter has translation MLFLAVIGPGIITASVDNDAGGITTYSLAGARFGYMLLWTLVPITVALIVVQEMCARMGVVTGKGLSDLIRENFGVRITVLLIIVLVLANLGNTMAEFAGVAASLEIFGVSKYISVPIAAALVWVLVVKGTYSFVEKIFMIASTFYVTYVISGFLAGPNWGQVIEKSVVPSFSFQPSYLLMLIGLVGTTIAPWMQFYIQSAIVEKGVRLSDYKFTRLDVIMGCFVTSIVAFFIIMTCAATMYLQGIPIETAADAARALAPLAGKYASWLFAFGLFNASVFAASILPLATAYTVCEGIGWESGIDKKFSDAPQFYVLYTSLIVLGALAILIPGAPLISIMLVSQVLNGMLLPFVLVFMLLLINNKKLMGEYTNSKLFNVLAWGTTIIMSILTVLLVVTSIIPGLFK, from the coding sequence ATGCTCTTTTTAGCCGTTATTGGTCCTGGCATCATTACGGCGAGCGTCGATAACGATGCCGGCGGCATCACGACTTATTCCCTTGCAGGCGCCCGTTTTGGCTATATGCTTCTCTGGACGCTGGTGCCGATCACTGTGGCCCTCATCGTGGTCCAGGAGATGTGCGCCCGTATGGGCGTGGTCACGGGCAAGGGATTATCGGATTTGATACGGGAGAATTTCGGCGTCCGCATTACCGTTCTGCTTATTATCGTGCTGGTGCTGGCGAACCTGGGCAACACCATGGCCGAGTTTGCCGGGGTGGCGGCCAGCCTCGAGATATTCGGCGTCTCTAAGTACATTTCCGTGCCTATAGCCGCGGCCCTCGTCTGGGTACTCGTGGTAAAGGGCACCTACAGCTTCGTCGAAAAAATATTCATGATAGCGAGCACCTTTTACGTGACCTATGTCATATCGGGCTTCCTGGCGGGCCCGAACTGGGGGCAGGTGATCGAGAAGTCGGTCGTGCCGTCATTCAGCTTCCAGCCCTCATACCTTTTAATGCTCATTGGCCTCGTGGGCACGACCATCGCCCCCTGGATGCAGTTCTACATCCAGTCCGCTATCGTGGAAAAAGGCGTCAGGCTTTCCGATTATAAGTTCACCAGGCTCGACGTTATTATGGGTTGTTTTGTTACTTCGATCGTGGCTTTCTTCATCATAATGACCTGTGCGGCCACGATGTACCTGCAGGGCATTCCCATCGAGACGGCCGCGGACGCGGCCCGGGCGCTGGCGCCGCTTGCCGGTAAATACGCCTCGTGGCTCTTCGCTTTCGGGTTGTTTAATGCGTCCGTTTTTGCCGCCTCCATCCTGCCTCTCGCCACCGCTTATACGGTCTGCGAGGGCATCGGGTGGGAATCGGGCATCGATAAAAAGTTCAGCGACGCACCGCAGTTCTATGTGCTCTATACGTCTTTGATCGTCCTGGGCGCGCTGGCTATCCTTATCCCGGGGGCGCCGCTCATCAGCATCATGCTCGTCTCCCAGGTGCTGAACGGCATGCTGCTGCCGTTCGTGCTGGTGTTCATGCTCCTGCTCATCAATAATAAAAAGCTTATGGGAGAATACACGAACAGCAAGCTCTTCAATGTCCTGGCCTGGGGGACGACCATCATCATGTCGATCCTCACGGTGCTATTGGTCGTGACGAGCATCATCCCAGGGCTTTTCAAATAA
- a CDS encoding cation-translocating P-type ATPase: MVKLGHYSGIENIKGLSSQEAAERLKAEGYNELPAGKKRTFVDTALDVIKEPMFLLLIAAGAIYLLIGDFEEALMLLGFVFVVVGITIYQERKVERALEALKSLSSPRALVIRDGVASRIPGREVTRGDVVILAEGDRVPADALVLSCSNLLIDESLLTGESMPVRKGQAETDIAIGRPGGDDLPFVYSSTLVVQGHGVAEVKSTGVHTEIGKIGKALQILETEKTQLQIETERLVKAFAAIGMAVCVTIIVIYALTRGNWLNGVLTGLTLAMALIPEEIPVVLTIFLALGAWRMSKHHVLTRQLKSIQTLGSTTVLSVDKTGTLTMNKMAVRKIYANGKFFTVDETTVVLPEPFHGLMEFSILASQHDPFDPMEKAIKSAGEKLLGGTEHLHDNWTLVQEYALSKKLLALSHVWASPSGSDLVIASKGAPEAVFDLCHLGESDIALLSSCVQEMAEDGLRVLGVARAYFLKPDLPADQHDYDFQFIGLIGFSDPLRPMVAGAVKECYEAGLRTVMITGDYPVTAQNIARQAGIKPCDEVITGHELEAISDDELKDRIRNVNVFARVAPEQKLRIVNALKRNCDIVVMTGDGVNDAPALKSAHIGIAMGGRGTEVAREAAAFVLLDDDFSTIVQAVKMGRRIFDNLKKAMAYIFAVHVPIAGMSLLPVLLGWPIMLFPAHIAFLELIIDPVCSVVYEAEPEEKDVMKRPPKKINEPVFDGRTILLSILQGFVVFIVVLAVYRFAPMLGESEAQARALAFTTLVLANLGLVFTNRSWSRTIPEMLTTPNNALLWVSAAAIFFLGLSLYVPFLASAFKFGQLHSVDLIICLMASIVSILWFEVLKIINRRFGKNPSPLKA; encoded by the coding sequence ATGGTTAAACTCGGCCACTACTCCGGCATTGAAAATATCAAGGGCCTCAGTAGCCAGGAGGCGGCCGAGAGGTTGAAGGCAGAAGGCTATAACGAGCTCCCTGCAGGTAAAAAACGGACATTCGTTGATACGGCCCTCGATGTTATAAAAGAGCCTATGTTCTTGTTGCTGATCGCTGCGGGCGCTATATATTTGCTCATCGGCGACTTCGAGGAAGCTCTGATGCTCCTTGGTTTTGTATTTGTCGTCGTAGGCATTACGATATACCAGGAAAGGAAGGTCGAGAGGGCCCTCGAAGCGTTAAAATCGTTGTCTAGCCCGCGGGCGCTCGTCATCAGGGACGGGGTCGCGAGCCGCATACCGGGGCGAGAAGTGACCCGCGGGGATGTCGTTATCCTCGCTGAGGGGGATCGCGTGCCCGCAGATGCTTTGGTATTATCCTGTAGTAATTTATTGATAGACGAATCGCTTCTCACCGGGGAATCGATGCCCGTGAGGAAAGGCCAGGCGGAAACCGATATTGCTATCGGGAGGCCCGGTGGCGATGACCTCCCCTTTGTATACTCGAGCACGCTGGTGGTCCAGGGGCACGGGGTTGCGGAAGTAAAGAGCACCGGGGTGCACACTGAGATCGGCAAGATCGGTAAAGCGTTACAGATCCTTGAGACGGAGAAGACGCAGCTCCAGATAGAGACGGAAAGGCTGGTTAAAGCGTTCGCGGCCATCGGGATGGCCGTGTGTGTCACGATCATCGTTATCTACGCCCTCACGCGGGGCAACTGGCTCAATGGTGTGCTTACCGGGCTTACGCTCGCCATGGCCTTAATACCCGAAGAGATCCCCGTCGTGCTGACGATCTTCCTGGCGCTGGGCGCCTGGCGCATGTCGAAACACCATGTGCTGACCCGGCAGCTCAAATCTATCCAGACTTTGGGCTCCACGACGGTGCTTTCCGTCGATAAGACCGGGACCCTGACCATGAATAAGATGGCCGTCAGGAAAATCTACGCGAACGGAAAATTTTTTACGGTCGACGAAACGACGGTGGTGCTGCCGGAGCCTTTCCATGGGCTCATGGAATTCTCGATACTGGCCAGCCAGCATGACCCATTCGACCCTATGGAGAAAGCAATTAAAAGTGCGGGCGAGAAATTACTCGGGGGTACGGAGCATTTACACGACAACTGGACGCTGGTACAGGAGTACGCCCTATCGAAAAAGCTCCTCGCCCTTTCCCACGTATGGGCTTCCCCCTCCGGCAGTGATCTTGTGATCGCCTCCAAGGGGGCGCCGGAAGCGGTCTTCGACCTCTGCCATCTGGGCGAGAGTGATATTGCCCTGTTAAGTTCCTGCGTCCAGGAAATGGCCGAAGACGGGTTAAGGGTCCTGGGCGTCGCGAGGGCGTATTTCCTGAAGCCCGATCTGCCAGCCGATCAACACGACTACGATTTCCAGTTCATCGGCCTTATCGGGTTCAGCGACCCCCTGCGTCCAATGGTAGCAGGTGCGGTCAAAGAGTGCTATGAGGCGGGCCTCCGGACCGTCATGATCACCGGTGACTATCCTGTAACAGCGCAAAATATTGCCCGTCAGGCCGGTATCAAGCCCTGTGATGAGGTCATCACCGGCCACGAGCTCGAGGCCATCAGCGACGATGAACTTAAGGACCGTATCAGGAACGTGAACGTGTTCGCCCGTGTTGCCCCGGAGCAGAAGCTCCGCATCGTGAACGCCCTCAAGAGAAACTGTGATATCGTAGTTATGACGGGGGATGGCGTAAACGATGCGCCAGCGCTGAAGAGCGCCCACATTGGTATAGCAATGGGTGGCCGAGGGACCGAAGTAGCCCGTGAGGCGGCGGCGTTCGTCCTGCTGGACGACGACTTCTCAACCATCGTTCAGGCAGTGAAAATGGGCCGCAGGATATTCGACAACCTGAAAAAGGCGATGGCCTACATCTTTGCCGTACACGTTCCCATCGCCGGTATGTCGCTGCTCCCCGTTCTCCTGGGCTGGCCGATCATGCTCTTCCCGGCACACATTGCCTTCCTGGAGCTCATAATTGACCCTGTTTGCTCTGTGGTATACGAGGCTGAGCCTGAAGAGAAGGACGTCATGAAAAGACCACCTAAGAAAATTAACGAGCCCGTCTTCGACGGGAGGACCATACTACTAAGTATTCTCCAGGGTTTCGTTGTTTTCATAGTTGTCCTGGCTGTTTACCGGTTCGCCCCGATGCTTGGCGAAAGCGAAGCCCAGGCCCGCGCGCTCGCCTTCACGACGCTGGTGCTCGCGAACCTCGGCCTGGTCTTCACTAATCGTTCATGGAGCCGGACCATCCCGGAAATGCTCACGACGCCGAACAATGCGCTATTATGGGTATCGGCCGCTGCCATTTTCTTCCTTGGACTATCGCTTTATGTCCCATTCCTCGCGTCGGCTTTCAAGTTTGGCCAGCTCCACTCTGTCGACCTGATCATCTGTTTAATGGCCAGTATCGTCAGCATCCTCTGGTTTGAAGTGCTGAAGATCATCAATAGAAGGTTCGGGAAGAATCCTTCGCCCTTAAAAGCCTAA
- a CDS encoding magnesium transporter, with amino-acid sequence MSEAKGARNDGTRQELSGLLKSGRATFFSLFLGRNVVDKDGHILGRLKDFSIKPGESLLEVSGVVYGEGLLSEVLGHDVIVGMANVSSIDGEIKLKVAREDIPPGRLSENEMLITDTILDKQIVDIDDLKVVRVNDVLLAWIKSSLCLVGVDVGFNGIMRRLGLTWVPRRLNILKFPEHIISWSYIDPLNPALRKVHLRIPRKNVNDLHPADIADIIEELDNKGRFTILQSLDEETAAETLEMVEPDIRTIMLRQMSEKEVAEIMDNMNPDDAADILITMPKDRATEVLRQLCTVSKEHASDIRDLMKYRENSAGGMMNTEFIHIHRDQKVSDAFAKLRAEGRDIDMIYYLYVLDEKERLLGVFSLRDLLLADPQQLVKDIMLAEVITVLPTSSREEVANVMSRYDLLALPVVGNDNVMLGIVTFDDALEYMLPEDIKSRLPANYHITRRVHRM; translated from the coding sequence ATGAGCGAGGCGAAGGGCGCCAGGAACGATGGCACCAGGCAGGAATTATCCGGGCTGCTGAAGAGCGGCCGCGCCACATTCTTTAGCCTGTTCCTTGGAAGGAATGTGGTCGATAAGGACGGCCATATACTGGGCAGGCTAAAGGACTTCAGCATCAAGCCCGGAGAGTCATTACTGGAAGTCTCCGGTGTCGTCTACGGGGAAGGCCTCTTGAGCGAGGTGCTGGGCCATGACGTCATCGTGGGCATGGCCAATGTCAGCTCTATTGATGGCGAGATCAAGCTCAAGGTCGCCAGGGAAGACATACCGCCCGGAAGGCTCTCGGAGAACGAGATGCTCATCACGGATACGATCCTCGACAAACAGATCGTTGATATCGACGACCTGAAGGTCGTGCGGGTGAACGACGTGCTGCTGGCATGGATCAAGAGCTCGCTCTGCCTTGTGGGCGTGGACGTGGGCTTCAACGGCATCATGCGCCGCCTGGGCCTCACGTGGGTGCCCCGGCGCTTAAATATTTTAAAATTTCCAGAGCATATCATCTCCTGGTCATACATCGACCCGCTGAACCCGGCGCTCCGGAAGGTCCACCTCCGGATACCGAGGAAGAACGTGAACGACCTGCATCCGGCCGACATCGCGGACATCATCGAAGAACTGGACAACAAGGGCCGGTTCACGATCCTGCAGTCCCTGGACGAGGAGACGGCCGCCGAAACGCTGGAGATGGTCGAGCCCGACATCCGTACGATCATGCTGCGCCAGATGTCGGAGAAGGAAGTGGCCGAGATCATGGATAACATGAACCCGGACGATGCCGCTGACATTCTTATCACGATGCCCAAAGACCGCGCGACCGAGGTCCTCAGGCAGTTATGCACCGTCAGTAAAGAGCATGCCAGCGATATCCGCGACCTTATGAAGTATCGGGAGAACTCGGCAGGCGGCATGATGAACACCGAATTCATCCATATTCATCGTGACCAGAAGGTTTCGGACGCTTTTGCGAAGCTTCGGGCGGAAGGCCGGGACATCGACATGATATACTACCTGTATGTCCTCGACGAGAAAGAGCGCTTGCTGGGCGTCTTCTCTTTAAGGGACTTACTGCTTGCCGACCCTCAGCAGCTGGTAAAAGACATCATGCTCGCCGAGGTCATCACGGTCCTCCCTACGTCTTCCCGGGAGGAGGTCGCTAACGTCATGTCCCGCTACGACCTGCTGGCGCTCCCGGTGGTCGGCAACGACAACGTGATGCTCGGCATCGTGACCTTCGACGACGCCCTCGAGTACATGCTGCCCGAGGACATCAAGAGCCGCCTGCCCGCAAATTACCATATTACCCGCCGGGTACACAGGATGTGA
- a CDS encoding cation diffusion facilitator family transporter, whose protein sequence is MVNNNVNIEALNKEKTSIARLSIISNAMLVALKLAVGIMIGSVSVISEAIHSGIDLVAAIIAYFSVRQSSRPPDAEHAFGHGKIENVSGAVEAVLIFVAAGLIIWEAYNKLVHGVEIEDVSLGIAVMLISVVANYFVSQKLLQTAKRTDSIALEADGWHLRTDVLTSLGIFAGLVAIKLTGIAILDPILAILVALFILKAAFDLTIKSVKDLLDIKLPTEEEDEIKRIIADHSASYVEFHELRTRKSGSDRFVDLHLVVHKKLSVEEAHILSDHIESDIKERFPRASVIIHIEPCKEMGANCKVCDGENANVQ, encoded by the coding sequence ATGGTAAACAACAACGTTAACATCGAAGCGCTGAACAAGGAAAAAACGAGCATAGCACGATTATCGATCATCTCGAACGCCATGCTGGTGGCCTTAAAGCTTGCAGTCGGTATCATGATCGGCTCGGTGAGCGTCATCTCCGAGGCCATTCACTCTGGCATCGATCTGGTCGCGGCCATCATCGCATACTTCTCCGTCCGGCAATCGAGCCGGCCTCCGGATGCCGAGCACGCCTTCGGCCACGGAAAGATCGAGAACGTATCGGGTGCGGTCGAGGCGGTCCTGATCTTCGTCGCCGCCGGCCTCATCATATGGGAAGCCTATAATAAGCTTGTCCATGGCGTCGAGATCGAGGACGTGAGCCTGGGTATCGCTGTCATGCTGATCTCGGTCGTGGCGAACTATTTCGTATCGCAGAAGCTGCTCCAGACGGCGAAGAGGACGGACAGTATCGCCCTCGAGGCCGACGGGTGGCACCTCCGGACGGATGTGCTCACCTCACTGGGCATATTCGCAGGCCTGGTGGCCATCAAGCTCACGGGCATAGCCATCCTGGACCCGATCCTCGCCATCCTTGTCGCGCTATTCATATTGAAAGCGGCCTTCGATCTGACCATTAAGTCCGTAAAGGATTTGCTGGACATCAAGCTGCCGACGGAGGAAGAGGACGAGATCAAGCGGATCATAGCGGATCATTCGGCGTCCTACGTCGAGTTCCATGAGTTGCGCACCAGAAAGTCGGGATCCGACCGCTTCGTAGACCTGCACCTGGTCGTACATAAAAAGTTGAGCGTCGAGGAGGCTCATATACTGTCCGATCATATCGAGAGCGATATCAAGGAACGCTTCCCCAGGGCGAGCGTGATCATCCACATAGAGCCCTGTAAGGAAATGGGAGCTAATTGCAAAGTATGCGATGGGGAGAATGCAAATGTCCAATAA
- a CDS encoding heavy metal-binding domain-containing protein yields the protein MAEELIIVSTPYVPGYKITKTMGFTWGLIVRSRGLGGNFIASLRTIFGGEIHEYSELLNQSRQQALDRMKEHAKAMGANAVISVDFDSSELGQSMTEVLACGTAVFVEKETAPASPVRLS from the coding sequence ATGGCAGAGGAATTGATCATTGTAAGCACGCCTTACGTGCCCGGTTATAAGATAACGAAGACTATGGGCTTCACCTGGGGCCTTATCGTGAGGAGCCGCGGGCTGGGAGGCAATTTCATCGCCAGCCTGAGGACCATCTTCGGCGGCGAGATCCACGAGTACAGCGAGCTGCTTAACCAGTCCAGGCAGCAGGCGCTGGACCGCATGAAAGAGCATGCTAAGGCAATGGGCGCCAACGCCGTCATCAGTGTCGACTTCGACTCGTCCGAGCTCGGGCAGTCGATGACCGAGGTGCTGGCGTGCGGGACGGCCGTGTTCGTTGAGAAGGAGACGGCGCCGGCGAGCCCTGTAAGGCTATCTTGA
- a CDS encoding universal stress protein — protein sequence MSNKIQIATDGSKYSQMAVDYGISMAKKLGASVIALYVVNLKSLEMYALGHHDDIGGYTGADAALKADGEKALAYVSSKCREAGVGVSTRMVRGYPSEEIIKLASSEGVDMIVVGNLGKTGLEHLLLGSVSEAIVKKAPCPVLVVRGSI from the coding sequence ATGTCCAATAAGATTCAGATCGCTACGGATGGCTCGAAATATAGCCAGATGGCTGTCGACTACGGCATCAGCATGGCGAAAAAGCTGGGGGCCAGTGTCATAGCCTTATACGTCGTGAACCTAAAGAGCCTTGAAATGTATGCCCTTGGGCATCATGATGATATTGGAGGTTACACAGGGGCCGATGCTGCCTTGAAGGCCGATGGAGAGAAAGCGCTGGCATACGTCTCCTCGAAGTGCCGGGAGGCCGGAGTAGGTGTATCTACCAGGATGGTCCGCGGCTACCCCTCCGAGGAAATCATAAAGCTGGCATCCTCCGAAGGCGTCGATATGATTGTCGTGGGCAACCTTGGAAAGACCGGCCTGGAGCACTTGCTGCTGGGCAGCGTTTCGGAAGCCATAGTAAAAAAGGCGCCATGCCCGGTCCTCGTCGTCCGAGGCTCAATTTAA
- a CDS encoding phosphoribosylformylglycinamidine synthase subunit PurQ: MAVKSLVLTGYGINCEMETAYANRLAGADATIAHINDVIDGKYKLEDYQILNFPGGFSYGDDLGSGKAFANKVLYAKTPKGPIMDDIRKFIDDGKLIIGICNGFQILVKMGLLPAFDKDYRAQTTTVFYNDKGFRDAWVNLKVNPASQCIFTKGIEKMYLPIRHGEGKFIPGDKAILDRLWKNGHVVMQYADESYKPSMEFPMNPNGSVDSIAGICDETGRVFGLMPHPEAFNHIVNHPHYTRMADEYRRKGKVMPEESDGIKVWRNAVAYAKEKLA; this comes from the coding sequence ATGGCCGTGAAGTCTTTAGTATTAACCGGATATGGCATAAATTGTGAAATGGAGACGGCATACGCTAACAGGCTGGCCGGGGCCGATGCGACCATCGCCCACATCAACGACGTTATCGACGGCAAATATAAATTAGAAGATTACCAGATCTTGAATTTCCCGGGCGGTTTCTCTTATGGAGACGACCTGGGCAGCGGTAAGGCGTTCGCCAACAAGGTGCTGTACGCGAAGACGCCGAAGGGCCCCATCATGGACGACATCCGGAAGTTCATCGACGACGGCAAATTAATAATCGGCATCTGCAACGGCTTCCAGATCCTGGTGAAGATGGGCCTGCTGCCCGCGTTCGATAAGGACTACAGGGCCCAGACCACGACCGTCTTCTACAATGATAAGGGATTCAGGGACGCCTGGGTCAACCTGAAGGTCAACCCGGCGTCGCAGTGCATATTCACGAAGGGCATCGAAAAGATGTACCTGCCGATCAGGCACGGTGAGGGCAAGTTCATCCCGGGCGATAAGGCCATACTGGACCGCCTCTGGAAGAACGGCCACGTCGTCATGCAGTATGCGGACGAGAGCTACAAGCCCAGCATGGAGTTCCCGATGAACCCGAACGGTTCCGTGGACTCTATCGCCGGCATTTGCGATGAGACGGGGCGGGTCTTTGGATTAATGCCCCACCCTGAAGCTTTCAACCACATCGTCAACCACCCGCACTATACCCGGATGGCGGATGAATACCGGCGCAAGGGCAAGGTCATGCCGGAAGAGAGCGATGGTATTAAGGTGTGGAGGAACGCCGTGGCCTATGCGAAGGAAAAGCTAGCCTGA